AAAGGCTTCCAATGAGCAAGATACGCCAGCTCTgttctgaggattcatgaatcttacGATAATCGATttctgatttgaatgattcctTGCTAAAGATTCATACGAAGGACTCTTCTCAAACGATTCATTAAGTATAACACAATGTACAATGTACTAAAACTCTGCAGACAAATTATTCTAACGGGACTAAGTGCTTCTGATTGACCCTGAACAACAAACTTATTTCAAGTCTTATTTCGAGCATCTTTTCTGCCAAATTTGAATGTCTGTTAAGGACATACAGTGTCAAGTATAGTATTGTGGCGAATTATACACTTCAGAACTAGCTATAGGTTCTGACACTATGTGATATTGAAGTACTTTGATAATTTCAACCTAATGGTTAATGTATGGTTAATGTATGGTTAATGTAAATTTATATAAAGTGAAACTggacagaaaaaaattatcttCATTTTTTACTCTTGAAGAGAGACGAAAGGGTCCTTGAATATTACCATTGCCATGTCGATCGTTTTAAATGTTCGGATTAATTAGAAGGgttaataatgataataatgataacaATGATAACGGGAAATTCGTATCCGTCGTCGGGAAGTTTGAGAGAGACGAGGGATACTTTCCACTTCATCTGTATGCGATGGTGATCACCGCTGTATAAGAAGATCGTTTCTCACGCTCAATGCTAACGCGCGAGAGCACGCTGTAGGGGAATTGACGTTACCTCCTTtgaaacatgctctcctggtatcaggaattGTAAAACGattggtttgtatggaattttaaTACGTATACGAGAACTGTTGTGATAAAATCGTGTAAGAACCGTTGAATACTTTACCCAAAATCCTGAGGAAATTTGTGGAAATCTTAAAGCAAAAGTGCTTAAAATTGGTTTTAACTTTAGTAAAATGCCTACAACATTGGGAAAACTGTAGGTAACATCATCTCCGTGGAAAATTCTTGGACCAGCGGTTGAATTCCCTGGAAATAACTAATCGAGACTTACCATGCTACCATGCCATATAACAAGTGCACCGGAAAATGTACGGATCTGAAGTTGAAGCTCTACGCTGTTCGGAACATTTCGGAGCATCAGTTTTTCACACACAGCACAGATAAGCACAcagtttttaaatttctttgtgtattttattatgattttCATGACGAGAAATATGTTTAGAGCTAagcgagttttttttccacttccacttCGTGTCGTATTACTTTCTATCTCCCTTTCTGGCGCCATGGTTTTGCTTTCGTAAGTTTATAAGAGGCGACAATGTGACACCAAGGGGACAATGTGGCGTAAAAGGGTCTAAGTAGCTTCATCGGTTTGCCCATTGGCCATCAACTTTTATCCGAATTCGCAGCGGTTGCTTtggtttccattttgtttcgttctgttTACTCTTCTGGTTTgtcattttacattttaacatACGAAGCTGGAAAATAATTTCGAAGTAAATTCATTATTCTGTTCACTTTTCACCATTCAGTGCACGGACGTGACCAATCACGTTTAGGTTTGTGCTTTGGTTGAAACCTTTTCACGGTTTAAATACTGAAAGAGTccataaaatcaacaaatgtaaaatataCGACTATACAAATTTTCTCTCCGCAGACGCTTCACCTGAATGATTTATCACAACAGAcacattaaacataaatacgATTGTTTTGAATTGATTATCGAACAAGCTGGTAAACTTTCGGATATTTTTATCAGCTACAAAAAGAAGGCCATGGGATTtactttctttcaaatttatatcattttttCCACTTGTCTCCACACTTCCACAACTGGAAGTGAGGAACTTGTAAGCGAATTTGCTGTAGTCGTACAatttaaaattgtcaacctACACAACGAGGGTTCTTTTCACCTATCCCTATTTCTACTCGGTTTACGTGTTCGCATAATAATGATGCGTGTCGtggccaaaacaaaataagctCTACGATTATGGCCTACAAAAAGGAAATGATCAAAGAACGGCAGCATTTAAAAACTACTatagaagaaaacaataacTGACTTACGATACTAATCGATTAATGTGCAAGGGAGGGGAGAAAGGTGAGAGAGACAACAAACATCTAACAAAACAGATAAATACTTCACGTGTGTCGAGTAAACATCGGGTTACCAGGTCAAAGCCTAATGCTGAAAACCATTCAAAAATTGGTTGTCCTAATGCGTTTACATTTGTGCCGTTTTCTATACATTAAACTTCGCGTAAAGTgacaaagtgtgtgtgtttgaataaGTGGCCTTTGTAGCTGTATCTTGCATTGTAGTCTGTGTGCACATACTATGCGTTActatccgtttttttttggtttctcaGGGAACGATTATCACCTTTTTCGAATGAAATCTATATCACACGGTGTTGGATACTACTGAGCGCGGGCAGCCAGGAAAAAACTGCAGGCTGCTTTATCTGCTCCGtcaatcaaacatttttcaactGGCACAACATCGCACCTCGCGTCGCAGCTTTTGTGCGTCCTTACGCTATATCTAAAGCAACAGGTCGTCGCACCGTGTCTAAGTAAAAGCGTGTCTTTCGTTtgcaattcaaaacgaaccatCGGAAATGCCCACTTCCTACTTGTCTGGCTGCGAGTGCCCGCTGGGAGAATTAGACTGGTCGTCCGTCAGGAAGCTACCGGCCAGTTGCTGCTGCCGGGTAGGCGTTTGCGAGGCCGAATTCGATGATGGTTCTGAGTCCGAATCTGTCGTCGCACCACCTCCACCTCCACTCCGGTGGCTTCCCGGGCGCATACCGTCGTACCCGAGCAGTGGCGGCAGTACATCGATAGGTGGATACACATGATGGCGTCGCTGACTACCTCCACCGACCGTACCGGCATAGTAATGCTCGTCATTATCCGTACTCCGAATGCTGGCCGAGTTGGGTGTATTGGAGGCGGAACGTCGATACGAACCTCCGCCACCACCGCTCGTCGCCAACATGTCCGACGGTGGCGACCAGGTGGTCGAATAAAGCGGTGAAGCAAAACAGTAGCTACCGGGCCGATGGCCGTTGCCGATGTTGTCGTAACTCGGCAGGTAGCTGTCCGTCTGCCGAGGGTTATAGTACGGGGAAGTTGAGGCAAAACCTCCACTGCCGCTACCACTGCCACCGCCATGTGAGGGTGTTGGTGGTTGCCGGTAACTGTAGCTGGGTGCGTACGGTGTCATTGCACCCCAGATGCAACCGGCCGCGGACTGCGAAGCCGTTACAATGTCTGTGTAGATCCCACGGTGGTTCTCGTACGGTGTCCCGGGATGATACGTATCGCTCCACTTTGCTTGCGATGGCGTAAAATCGCCTTTAATGTACAGCTGAAgagaataaaatgttttataattagTATAATTAGTTTTGGTAAAGAATTCTTAGAAATTTAATTAGTTCAGTAAAGAGCTTTTCaggaaaaatgttttgcagTCTTCATGAAGTTAATCTTAATTCATTCTTCATAATTCTGTAcgcaataaatcaaacaaagatACActattcatcatcatcccttTTCTTCTAAATTGGAGTAACTAGACGTTGATTATTCTTTACACTGTATTTTTGACTAAGACCAATAAGACCAGTTTCATTTTAtacattaattaatattagATAAATAGGTGTAACTAAATGGAAAAGGAATGTACTAGATAGCAGTATACATCATACATCCCCATCGCACTCACCAGAATCGGTCTCCGGAAACCTTTGCTCAGATGTCGCGGTATTCCCAGTGGTAAACTGTGACTGAAGCCAACCTCCGGGCTGAGCAGATAGTCGTGAAAGCGACTCGGCAAGAGCTCAATGCTTTTGTAGTTTTCGAAAATTGTAGGCTAAGGCAAGTAAAAAGGgaatgaaaatgttatttcTCCACTCGACGATAGAACCCGTtcccagttacccgtaccgtgagcttcattttctttttatagCTGGCATAATTTTGAGCTTCCAGAATAAGTTTTCCTCCCGGACGCAGATGGTTGAACATGCGCTTGAACGCGATCTTCAAACCCATATCACCGTAGTTCAGATGGATCCACTTCGTTACCGAGAGGCACAGGATCAAATCATACTGTTGTGTATCGTAATTGATCAACGATTCGTCTTTGAGGACGTAATTCATCtgcaagaaaaacaagaaagcaATGAAAATTTGACGTAACATATCGTTGTGCGTTACACACATGACCAGCAAATGCTTACCGTTTTAAACCGAACATTGTGTGGGAATTTATTTTCCGTCCGACCAATATCCATTTGAAACTCCTTCCCACTGAGATTGCCCATGGTGAGCGGAAACGAGATCGGAAAGTACTGTGACTGTTCCGTCTTTTGGCGTCGCagctgctgatgttgatggtgatgctggtggtgatgctgTCCGGGCCGCCGTTTCAGTGCCATTCGTTTCCGGCGTCGCTTTTGTCGTAGCAAAAATTTGCTACTATGTGCGAGTGCTGTCGCTACCGGATCCGATTGTACTTGGCCCGTCTGATCCtccgtttccggtggttttGTATCCGTCCCTTCTTCTTGTGCTTCTGCTTCTTGCGCAAGAACAACAAGTGGTTGGAGCACATTTTCTCCGGGTGGTTCGTTAACAGCTGGAACCTCTGCCACGGTCGATTCCGCAACGCTTAATGGCGTAGCATCGATAGGAGCGATGGACTCCTGTCCTGTTTGACTAGTCGTTGCGGCGACCTCGGTGGAGACCAGTTCACTTACGCTCAGCTGCAGTGGATCGCATTCTAATGGAATTGTATTTCGGCACTCATTCGTTGTGACAGGAGCGGAGACAACTGTTGCCGATTCACGATTCGCTCTCCTTCCCTGCGCGTGTCCAGCGTTGCGCGGAACTCGCACATACTTGGAAAGATTTTTGCGCGCTTTCGAAACCAGCTTACCATCCACATCGATACCGGTGGCCGATTTCGGGTGCAGCATCTTGGCCACGGCAATCGTCATCAGTCCCACATTGCATCCAATGTCTAGCACATCCTTGTCGCGGAACAGGTACGAATTGCGCAAAAACACTTTCAACCGAACGTCGATAAACTCGTTCAGACTGTGGTAGCCATAGTACCGGTCATAATTGCCAAAGTGATAGCCGCTTGAGGATGCCAACGCGGAATGCGGCTGTGAAATTGCTCCCTCGGCCGTTCCCTGCACCAGTGCCAAGGGACGCTCCACTACCCCAATGTCATCTCCGGGCATTTGTTGAACCGGGACCGAATCTCCCGCGCCGGTCATCACACCTTCCCGCACCGTGCTCGAACCGGTCTCCAATACTTGTTTCGTTAAATCGACCGATGCATCAATACGCTCGGAATGGTGCGCTTTTTCCTGTGCCTGACTCTCTTGTACTTGACCCCGGAAGTCGCTGGAAGTCGTTGCTTCCTCCCCGTGCACTTCGTCCGTGTTGGACGTAGTGGAATAGGTTCGTGTCCGATTGCGTCCCGCATTGCCGGCCGCTCCACTGCCACCAGCATTCGTCGGCCAGTGTGCTCGCTTCCAGCCGCCCGGCTGTGGAATGACCGGACTCACGATTTTATCCATCGAATCCATCCGGCGCAGCTTGTTCTTGGTGCTGTTTGTACTCTCGCTGGTACGCCGCTTCCGCCCACCGGCACTTTCGAGGTCTAGTTTCAAATTACGCATGGCTTTCTCCCGGTCGCGATCTTGTTCCGTCACGCTACCGGCGGTAGAAACGTTTCGTTCCGTCAAGGTGCCAACACTGGTGCCAACACtagttgtgtttgtgtgaccCTGCTGAGCTACTGCGTTTCCTCCGCTGCTGGACGATTGGCCCGCGTAATGGTGGAAATGTGATCCCGCGTCCATATCCGGTGCCAGTGAGAATCGTTCTCCTGCTGCGGCATCGGCTATCTTTTGACCAATGCCCGTAAAGGAGGCTTCTTCAGCTGTGGTAGCTTCCTCCGCTTTAttggcaccaccaccacccgctgCCCCGCTGCTTCCTACATTCTCCTCCGCACccggtggcggtggcagctGATCGATCGACAGCATACCGTCcgcgttccgttccgttgcggTACGTGACTTACGTTTGCGCTTGTTGCGCGTGCGCTGCTTGCGCTTCATTGGCGAACAAAGCTGCATTTCGTACTCGACCGAGTCGACCGGATCGAGCAGATGAAGCGGGTCGTTAATGTTTGGCGGTATGATCACTTCGATCTTCGCCTTGTAATGTGGGGGTGTCGGTATCGGGGACGATTTCGGTGTGACCGCGTTTTCCGACTCGTTCTGTAGACTGTTCAGGTTGAGCGGATCGGAAATGTTGCCACCGAGCAGAAACTTTGTCGGTGGTACGATACACTCCTTACGCGGTCGCTTATCAGGTAGGAAAAATTTCGAAACGGACTGTAGCCGCTTATTGCGTACTTCCATCGGGGTAAGATTCTGCTGCTTCggatgtttctgtttttgggGTGGCATGGTGGAGGACATAGCCGTTCCTCCACCCGTACCTTGCTGTCCAGCTGCTCCCGATGTCAAAGCTCCCGAAGTTTGCTGTTGCGCATTCCCGGAGGAAGATGAGCCATGTTGCGCATAGCCCTGCTGTTGATTGACCTGGTGGAAACATCCGGGTTCCGACTGGAGAGCTTGAGCTTCACCGGATGTGATACCCTTACCAACGGTCATCTGATCTTCTCCTACTAGTCCATTCGCTGCGGTACCGTCTTCTGGTTTGCCCGCTCCAACATTCTGTGATCCAATCCCACCGCTTGATTTATCCTTTCGTCCACCTCTCGCAGGACAATCCTTACGATCTGGACCACCACGACCACggtatttatttgctttccacttttgttgctttttttgtttcttccctccaccgtgttgctgttgttgttgttgctgttgctgttgttgttgttgttgctgctgctgttgctgttgatgtctctgctgttgctgattaaTTTTGCGATTATGACCACCAcagcctccaccaccacctccccTGCCGCCAGCTCCTATGCCAACACCCGGTTCATACAGAGATATTGGAGGCCTTGCCGCACGAGGAGCGTTGCATCGACGTGTTTCTTCACTTCTGCCAGATGGTCCTCCTACACCACCTCCTCCACCTCCAGTATTTTCACTGGCACCGCCACTTCCATCCGCAGCCGAATCATCTTCTGCAGACGCCACCGAAAGTCCTTCCATTACAATAGTTAGTAGCGCTTTTCTTGACGATATCCACAGGCGATATCCAGCGAATATTAATCTATAACGTATGCaacagaaaataaattgttttaacatGATTCCTTACGAATAATTAACCATACTTTTAATACAAACTTAAAGAAATGATTAATATCAGTTAAGATCGTTGATTAACATACGAATTTAATCTTGTACAATAGAGTTTAAGTCCCTCACGACCGTACCCGTACCAAAGTCCTAAGGGATCGTGATACCTCACATAGCACAGAACAAGAATGGTCggtgaattgaattgataatCGGGCGTCAGACACCACGTTCTTCAAGTAAAATCATGTACGTTCTAGTTAGTATGGATTTTACACTTTGTT
The Anopheles moucheti chromosome 2, idAnoMoucSN_F20_07, whole genome shotgun sequence genome window above contains:
- the LOC128307057 gene encoding 7SK snRNA methylphosphate capping enzyme bin3, encoding MEGLSVASAEDDSAADGSGGASENTGGGGGGVGGPSGRSEETRRCNAPRAARPPISLYEPGVGIGAGGRGGGGGGCGGHNRKINQQQQRHQQQQQQQQQQQQQQQQQQQQHGGGKKQKKQQKWKANKYRGRGGPDRKDCPARGGRKDKSSGGIGSQNVGAGKPEDGTAANGLVGEDQMTVGKGITSGEAQALQSEPGCFHQVNQQQGYAQHGSSSSGNAQQQTSGALTSGAAGQQGTGGGTAMSSTMPPQKQKHPKQQNLTPMEVRNKRLQSVSKFFLPDKRPRKECIVPPTKFLLGGNISDPLNLNSLQNESENAVTPKSSPIPTPPHYKAKIEVIIPPNINDPLHLLDPVDSVEYEMQLCSPMKRKQRTRNKRKRKSRTATERNADGMLSIDQLPPPPGAEENVGSSGAAGGGGANKAEEATTAEEASFTGIGQKIADAAAGERFSLAPDMDAGSHFHHYAGQSSSSGGNAVAQQGHTNTTSVGTSVGTLTERNVSTAGSVTEQDRDREKAMRNLKLDLESAGGRKRRTSESTNSTKNKLRRMDSMDKIVSPVIPQPGGWKRAHWPTNAGGSGAAGNAGRNRTRTYSTTSNTDEVHGEEATTSSDFRGQVQESQAQEKAHHSERIDASVDLTKQVLETGSSTVREGVMTGAGDSVPVQQMPGDDIGVVERPLALVQGTAEGAISQPHSALASSSGYHFGNYDRYYGYHSLNEFIDVRLKVFLRNSYLFRDKDVLDIGCNVGLMTIAVAKMLHPKSATGIDVDGKLVSKARKNLSKYVRVPRNAGHAQGRRANRESATVVSAPVTTNECRNTIPLECDPLQLSVSELVSTEVAATTSQTGQESIAPIDATPLSVAESTVAEVPAVNEPPGENVLQPLVVLAQEAEAQEEGTDTKPPETEDQTGQVQSDPVATALAHSSKFLLRQKRRRKRMALKRRPGQHHHQHHHQHQQLRRQKTEQSQYFPISFPLTMGNLSGKEFQMDIGRTENKFPHNVRFKTMNYVLKDESLINYDTQQYDLILCLSVTKWIHLNYGDMGLKIAFKRMFNHLRPGGKLILEAQNYASYKKKMKLTPTIFENYKSIELLPSRFHDYLLSPEVGFSHSLPLGIPRHLSKGFRRPILLYIKGDFTPSQAKWSDTYHPGTPYENHRGIYTDIVTASQSAAGCIWGAMTPYAPSYSYRQPPTPSHGGGSGSGSGGFASTSPYYNPRQTDSYLPSYDNIGNGHRPGSYCFASPLYSTTWSPPSDMLATSGGGGGSYRRSASNTPNSASIRSTDNDEHYYAGTVGGGSQRRHHVYPPIDVLPPLLGYDGMRPGSHRSGGGGGATTDSDSEPSSNSASQTPTRQQQLAGSFLTDDQSNSPSGHSQPDK